One Atribacterota bacterium genomic window, GAATTAATATCTATTTATACAAAATTTCTACTATACTCTTGACTATATAGTATATTATCTTACTATCTTGGAGTATATTCATAAAGATAGTTGCTGCAGTAATAGTAAAATAATGCCTAAATAGGCAAAAGTCCCCTCAACGATATGCCTTATTGGTATACCGAATCCTGTAACCAAAGTATCCGTAAAAGTACTAATGATCATTAGTAATTTAGAAGACATTTTTTATCATTGTAATGATAAAATAAAAAATACAACCATAACTCCCAAGATCATACTTGTTTATGCACACACTATATCGCCTCCATTTATAAAGATGGACAATTTATAAATTTATTTAAATAATTTTTAGTAAATGATTTATTAGCTTTAGTATGGTAAATAATTTAACTTATTCACTCTCCCTATTTGTTTAAGTTAGCTTAATTTTTAATTATTGTATTTTATTCTTTAAAATATCTTTTTTATAAACTTTTCATTAAAATGATTGTTTATTTTTTCCCTTCTTGAAATTCTTTGTCAGCCTTTTGCCAACTATCAGAATATTTTGGGGAGGGTTCTCCAACTGCAGCACCATCAACATATTTTGCAATAAGTCTATTGCTTAAATCCCACCAGTAATCCACTACCTTGTTGGCTGTATTAACTGAATAGTTTGTAAGAAAACGAATAGCTAGGGATGGATCTTTTTCATATAATTCCAAGGCAGTAGCTTCGATAGCAGGTTGTAAAGTAAACATATCGTACATCAAATACTCTCGGGCTTCGGTTATATCCCTAATCATGTATTCATAATTCAGGTTTGCCCAATTGCTTACAAAGTTAAAAGCCCAATAAGCACTGTCTCTATGGAATATTTCTCGTGACTGATTATTGAATCTATCTGGTAATTCAGTTATACCACAGTATATTGGCATTTGAACACTTGTTGCTGCTTTATCCCAACCAAACCACATTAAACCACCTATTGGATCAGGTAACCAGTTTCTTGTTTGTACAATCAAATGATATGTCGTTGACCAGTGTGAAATAGCACGATGAACTGATGACATGCTAAAACGATCAGGGCTTCCCCAATGACCAGCCAGCGGACCTTCTGTTAAATCAAATACAGTACCCTTGTAAACATCTTTCTGAATAGCCATTATATCTTGTACTGATAGCTTCTTATCAGGTTTAATTGAAAAAGGCCATCTTTTTTGATTTGGATCAGGTTCCATAGATGGTGCTACTAAGCTGACAAGACGCCATTCGCGAAGTTCAATTTCAGGATCTGGATTACTTACAAATAATGCTTTCCCATCAGCATATACTTCATACCAAATAAACGGCTCTCCGGAGTGAGGATCCCACCAACCCATTTCTTCAGCTAGAGTATATATATTTGAGGAACCCATGAAATAATCATAATCGTTAAGGTTAATTTTACCTATCCTGCTACGATTACAATTAAAAGATACATGATCATCCGGGACTCTTTGAGCTACCCATACTGCTCCTGGTCTACCAGAATCTGGGGTCCAATCCGCTCCACCGCCAAAGATTTCAAACCACCATACTTCATTTGGATCACCTACCGACCAAGCCTCTGGTCCTCCGTAATTTGAACTATATCCATATTTTTCAGCAAGTTTACCGGCAACCATGATAGCTTCTCTAGCTGTTTTTGCTCTTTGCAAAGCAAACACCATAAGTTGGTCTGAATCCATAATTCCATTCGGATTTTCCAACTCAGGTTTACCCACTAATAGTTCATCGCTTATAAAAACCTGGTGTTCGTTCATGAAAGAAAAACAAGATTGGAAATAGGTATATGTTCTTTCTACTTGAGGTATTTCACCAACTTTTATGACCGGAACAGAATGCGGTGCACCATCCTGAAATCTATTTAAATAAACCGGTGCTATTGATCCTTGTTCAAACTTTTTTCCAGTAATGATTATAATGTTTGGATTAAATTCCCCTTCTTGGGAGCCCATATTCATAACGGAACCATCAGCTGAGGCATTTTTCCCCATATTCATATTGGTACAACAAAAAACACTTCTTTTTATTAAAATCATAAATAAAAGTATGGAACTAATTTCAATGAGAATTCTAAATTTAAATATCATAAAAATCCTCCTTTTTTGATAACTTTCTTTAACTGATTTTATCCTTAACTTTTCTTTTACAATACTACAATCTATTATTTATTTAATAACCACTGAACATGTGCTATTTTTTCTATAAAAGTAGAATAGTAATTTAAAATAATAACCTGAAATAAGCTATCAAGAGCCTCCATAATAATTAAAAGACACTAAAACCATTAAGGAGGATAATTCAGGATAACCCAACTAAATAGTAAGTCAAGAAAGACAATTTTGCAAGATTAATTAAATCAGGATAGAGATTTCTTAATAGACACCGTAAAATTCTGGGTCTTGACATTACTTTTGAGGAAAGTTAACAAGGCTATCTGAATCATTAAAACAAAATGTCTCCCTGAAATTTCCGGAGATTGATGAGGAATGACAGATTGGTAGAAGGTATATGAAGATAACCAAAGAGGATCGAATCTCACAAAAAGATGATCCTCTCTTATCTGAAGTAGAACTAATTAAAGAAGGAGTCAATAATAAGCAGGTATTGGCAGTTACTTAATTTTATAGCAAAATTGAGATTGACTCAAAGATGGTAAATTCCCACTAGATTAAATCATAAATTATTTTAATATATTTCATTATAAGAATATATATAGGTATTTGTAATGATAAAAAAATAGATAATAGTATATTCTTATTTGAAAAAATAGATTATTTATATTATGATGATTTAGAAAAAACTTTGGGATGTTATTATGGTCGAATCTCCACAAAGAATTGTAATAGTAGGCAATGGAGAAGACTGGCAAAAGGAGAAAATAATATCTTTTTGCCAATCAGCTGATTTTATAATTGCTGCTGATAATGGATTATCCTTGCTCCATGAGTTTAATATAAATCCAGACCTTATTATTGGTGATCTGGATAGTGCATCATCTAATTTATTACAACACTACCCCAATACCCCAATTGAGAAATTTCCCAGTAAAAAAGATTTCAGCGATTTGGAGTTATGTATTAAGAAGGCTATTAGTATGAATCCTAAAGAAATTGTACTTTTGGCAATAACGGGTAATTATTTTGATCATAGTTATGCCGCCATTATCAACCTCTTCCGCAATTATAAGCCAGGAATCCGGATGAACATTATCACTTCTAATTCCCTTATTTTTCCCATCAATAGAAAAACTACCTTACTTCATCTCAAAGGCAGAAGATTTTCTCTCTTCCCCTTAAGTACTATAAAAAATCTCACTATGAAGGGGGTTCAATATCAATTCCCTAAAAAAAACTTGAAGGTTACCGACTACAGTCTCAGTAATGTTATTATTGGGGAGAGGCTGGAAATTGATTTGGAAAAGGGATTGCTCTTCTGTGTTCTATTTGATAAGGGTTGGCAATGAATCTCAATTCTGTTTAAACCTTATTGATTTTTCTCTTGGTAAAGCTGAGTAGAAGTATTGATCCATTCTTCCCCATCTATTTCATTACTTTCTCATGGTATTCAGAAGGAAACTCCTCTTCCAGTCTTTCTAAATAAATCAAGAATTTTTCTTTATTATTTAAATAAAATAACAAGGACAGATAATAATTTGCATTTTAACCAACCTATCTAACCTTTGATACAACTCAATCCAGAAAGCAT contains:
- a CDS encoding C69 family dipeptidase → MIFKFRILIEISSILLFMILIKRSVFCCTNMNMGKNASADGSVMNMGSQEGEFNPNIIIITGKKFEQGSIAPVYLNRFQDGAPHSVPVIKVGEIPQVERTYTYFQSCFSFMNEHQVFISDELLVGKPELENPNGIMDSDQLMVFALQRAKTAREAIMVAGKLAEKYGYSSNYGGPEAWSVGDPNEVWWFEIFGGGADWTPDSGRPGAVWVAQRVPDDHVSFNCNRSRIGKINLNDYDYFMGSSNIYTLAEEMGWWDPHSGEPFIWYEVYADGKALFVSNPDPEIELREWRLVSLVAPSMEPDPNQKRWPFSIKPDKKLSVQDIMAIQKDVYKGTVFDLTEGPLAGHWGSPDRFSMSSVHRAISHWSTTYHLIVQTRNWLPDPIGGLMWFGWDKAATSVQMPIYCGITELPDRFNNQSREIFHRDSAYWAFNFVSNWANLNYEYMIRDITEAREYLMYDMFTLQPAIEATALELYEKDPSLAIRFLTNYSVNTANKVVDYWWDLSNRLIAKYVDGAAVGEPSPKYSDSWQKADKEFQEGKK
- a CDS encoding thiamine diphosphokinase; this translates as MVESPQRIVIVGNGEDWQKEKIISFCQSADFIIAADNGLSLLHEFNINPDLIIGDLDSASSNLLQHYPNTPIEKFPSKKDFSDLELCIKKAISMNPKEIVLLAITGNYFDHSYAAIINLFRNYKPGIRMNIITSNSLIFPINRKTTLLHLKGRRFSLFPLSTIKNLTMKGVQYQFPKKNLKVTDYSLSNVIIGERLEIDLEKGLLFCVLFDKGWQ